In Polaribacter sp. Hel_I_88, the following proteins share a genomic window:
- a CDS encoding glutaredoxin family protein, translating to MKNIFYLFIFFIIISCGTKKAEKMIVYGSKDCHFCINTTNYLKENNIDFIFYDIDRDKKALNEMLDKLGKANVDMSNVGIPVIDKGGEIFTNKGDFKKFLIKLK from the coding sequence ATGAAAAATATATTTTACCTTTTTATTTTTTTTATCATAATTAGTTGTGGTACAAAAAAAGCAGAAAAAATGATTGTTTACGGAAGCAAAGACTGTCATTTCTGTATAAATACTACAAACTATTTAAAGGAAAATAATATTGATTTTATTTTCTATGATATAGACAGAGATAAAAAAGCTCTAAATGAAATGCTAGATAAACTAGGCAAAGCTAATGTTGATATGTCTAATGTAGGAATCCCTGTGATTGATAAAGGAGGAGAAATATTTACCAATAAAGGAGATTTTAAAAAATTTCTAATTAAACTAAAATAA
- a CDS encoding TonB-dependent receptor, which yields MKKQLQIRFTMFIVFLLSTTAFVAQSTISGTVKDQSGNLIPGASIILKENAKGSTTDFDGKYEIKNIANGTYTIIASYIGYDSYKKEITVSGNLKLDIIIKENAQSLDEIIVTGVVNPKSKMESSISVSTVGIKQIEQASPRSAGELFRSIPGIRAESSGGEGNANFNVRGVPVSSGGSRYLQLQEDGLPIMLFGDTSFGNADNFLRIDSNIGRIEAIRGGSASTQTSNGPAGIINMISKTGRTEGGTIGATYGLDFQTSRLDFEYGTSITDGLYYHVGGFMRVGEGPRKIGYQGNKGGQIKANLTKEFKNGYVRTYFKYLNDQTVMYMPMPVSLTGTNADPTFGNLPGFDITTDTPHSVNIQNTYSVYDGNPTQNDMRSGNNPVSASVGAEFSFDLGDDWKVNGKARYSNNSGQWNAPFTANVGTVADIEALVRGASGATGALTFQDGTPFNPANGLAQDIRYFDVTIEDLSNFFSDVKVTKAINDNIGVTVGMFSATQNTKIGWQWSSAISEVAGDGKARLGVFDGFSQGGAYSFGQPVWGNCCQRKYNTVHNVNSPYVGVDAEISEKLNFDGSVRFENVNVNGTINSGQLSNLDSNGDLIGFDYNSDGVISPFEATIPTIAGNPGQAISDDYNFVSFSAGLNYKINDGAAVFGRYSKGASGRAADRNTYGADGLGDVQFDEISQFEIGLKKRLENGVLNVTGFVSNTDEGISNELNRTVGNPFKALGLEVESAYRFGDFGINGSVTYTKAEIDGGANQGNKPRRQADFVYNLAPTYSFGASKQHLFGITILGTSKSFAQDDNDLVMPGYAYVNAVARVSLTEGLSLSVNANNLFDTIGVTEVEGNGNIAGGLAAARTITGRSTTMTLQYSF from the coding sequence ATGAAAAAACAATTACAAATTAGGTTTACAATGTTTATAGTTTTTTTACTATCAACTACAGCTTTTGTTGCACAGTCAACAATATCTGGAACAGTAAAAGATCAAAGTGGAAATTTAATTCCTGGAGCAAGTATTATATTGAAAGAAAACGCTAAAGGATCAACTACAGATTTTGATGGTAAGTACGAAATTAAAAATATTGCTAATGGTACTTATACCATTATAGCCTCTTATATAGGTTATGATAGCTACAAAAAAGAAATCACTGTAAGTGGTAATTTAAAACTAGACATTATTATCAAAGAAAATGCACAATCATTAGATGAAATTATAGTTACTGGTGTTGTTAATCCAAAATCTAAAATGGAATCTAGTATTTCTGTTTCTACAGTTGGTATCAAACAAATAGAACAAGCTTCACCAAGATCTGCAGGAGAACTTTTTAGAAGTATTCCTGGTATTCGTGCAGAATCTTCTGGTGGTGAAGGTAATGCAAACTTTAATGTACGTGGAGTACCTGTTTCTTCTGGTGGTTCTAGATATTTGCAATTACAAGAAGATGGGTTACCAATAATGTTGTTTGGAGACACTTCTTTTGGTAATGCCGACAATTTTTTACGTATCGATTCTAATATTGGAAGAATTGAAGCTATCAGAGGAGGTTCTGCTTCTACACAAACTTCTAATGGTCCAGCAGGTATAATTAATATGATTAGTAAAACAGGAAGAACAGAAGGAGGTACTATTGGTGCAACGTATGGTTTAGATTTCCAAACAAGTAGATTAGATTTCGAATATGGAACCTCAATTACAGATGGATTGTATTATCATGTTGGTGGTTTTATGAGAGTTGGAGAAGGACCAAGAAAAATTGGTTATCAAGGAAATAAAGGAGGGCAAATCAAAGCAAACCTAACAAAAGAATTTAAGAATGGTTATGTACGTACTTATTTTAAGTATTTAAATGATCAAACTGTAATGTATATGCCAATGCCAGTAAGTTTAACAGGTACAAATGCAGATCCTACTTTTGGTAATTTGCCTGGTTTTGATATCACTACTGATACTCCACATTCTGTAAATATTCAAAATACGTATAGTGTTTACGATGGCAATCCTACTCAAAATGATATGAGAAGTGGTAATAATCCAGTAAGTGCTTCAGTTGGTGCAGAATTTTCTTTTGATCTTGGAGATGATTGGAAAGTGAATGGAAAAGCAAGATATTCTAACAATTCTGGTCAGTGGAATGCTCCATTTACTGCAAATGTTGGAACTGTAGCAGATATTGAGGCTTTAGTAAGAGGTGCTTCTGGAGCAACTGGTGCTTTAACTTTTCAAGATGGTACACCATTTAATCCTGCAAATGGATTAGCACAAGATATTAGATATTTTGATGTTACTATTGAAGATTTAAGCAACTTTTTTAGTGATGTAAAGGTTACTAAAGCAATTAATGACAATATTGGAGTTACTGTAGGTATGTTCTCTGCAACTCAAAACACTAAAATAGGATGGCAATGGAGTTCTGCAATTTCTGAAGTTGCAGGTGATGGTAAAGCTAGATTAGGTGTTTTTGATGGATTTTCTCAAGGTGGTGCTTACTCTTTTGGTCAGCCAGTTTGGGGTAACTGTTGTCAAAGAAAATATAATACTGTACATAATGTAAACTCTCCTTATGTTGGTGTAGATGCAGAGATTTCTGAAAAATTAAATTTTGATGGTAGTGTTCGTTTTGAAAACGTAAATGTAAATGGAACCATAAATTCTGGACAATTAAGTAATTTAGATTCTAATGGAGATTTAATTGGTTTCGATTACAACAGTGATGGTGTAATTAGCCCTTTCGAAGCAACAATACCAACAATAGCTGGTAATCCTGGACAAGCAATTAGCGACGATTATAATTTTGTTTCTTTTTCTGCAGGTTTAAACTATAAAATTAATGATGGAGCTGCTGTTTTTGGAAGATATAGTAAAGGTGCTTCTGGAAGAGCTGCAGATAGAAATACTTATGGTGCAGATGGTTTAGGAGATGTACAGTTTGATGAAATTTCTCAATTTGAGATTGGTTTAAAAAAGAGATTAGAGAATGGGGTTTTAAATGTTACAGGTTTTGTGAGTAATACTGATGAAGGAATTAGTAACGAATTAAATAGAACTGTAGGAAATCCTTTTAAAGCTTTAGGTTTAGAAGTAGAATCTGCATACAGATTTGGAGATTTTGGTATCAATGGTTCAGTTACGTACACAAAAGCAGAAATTGATGGTGGAGCAAATCAAGGAAATAAACCAAGAAGACAAGCAGACTTTGTTTACAATTTAGCACCAACCTATTCTTTCGGTGCAAGCAAGCAACACCTGTTTGGAATTACAATATTAGGAACTTCTAAATCTTTTGCACAAGATGATAATGATTTAGTGATGCCAGGTTACGCTTATGTGAATGCAGTTGCTAGAGTAAGCTTAACAGAAGGTTTATCTTTAAGTGTAAATGCTAATAATTTATTCGATACAATTGGTGTTACAGAAGTAGAAGGAAATGGAAATATAGCTGGTGGTTTAGCTGCAGCAAGAACAATTACGGGTCGTTCTACAACAATGACATTACAATATAGTTTTTAA
- a CDS encoding LacI family DNA-binding transcriptional regulator yields the protein MVTLKQIAEVLGISITTVSKALKEYPDVSKKTRKLVRETAAMLNYKPNSFAVNLRTKESKTIGLIIPEIMHHFFSSVVKGIISQAEKKGYLVITLQSSESYDLEKKQIDLLLSKRVDGILISLANGTADYKHLTQVIENETPLVMFDKIAKTVKCSKVIIDDRKAAYKATQHLINIGCKRIAHFRGPLLPQNSIDRFLGYKQALIDNHIPYDSTLVYLLNDMSFEEGKFFAKELLKDHKDVDGIFINTDLVAIGAITEFKKQKIKVPKQINIIGFSNWFMASVISPSLTTINQPGFEMGKKAFKLLYKEIKDKKRKKIISYKDVILETDLVIRESTKKNY from the coding sequence ATGGTTACGCTTAAACAAATTGCAGAAGTACTAGGTATTTCTATTACTACAGTTTCTAAAGCTTTAAAAGAATACCCAGATGTTAGTAAAAAAACAAGAAAACTTGTTAGAGAAACAGCTGCTATGCTTAACTATAAACCTAATTCATTTGCAGTAAATTTAAGAACTAAAGAATCTAAAACTATCGGTTTAATTATTCCTGAAATTATGCATCATTTTTTTTCGAGTGTGGTAAAGGGAATTATTTCGCAAGCTGAAAAAAAAGGCTATTTAGTTATTACTTTACAATCTAGTGAATCTTATGATTTAGAAAAAAAACAAATAGATTTATTGTTAAGCAAACGAGTTGATGGTATTTTAATTTCCTTAGCAAACGGAACAGCAGATTATAAGCATTTAACACAAGTAATTGAAAACGAAACACCTTTAGTAATGTTTGATAAAATTGCAAAAACTGTAAAATGCTCTAAAGTTATTATTGATGATAGAAAAGCAGCCTATAAAGCAACACAACATTTAATAAATATAGGTTGCAAAAGAATTGCTCATTTTAGAGGGCCATTATTACCACAAAATTCTATTGATCGTTTTTTGGGATACAAACAAGCTTTAATCGATAATCATATTCCTTATGATTCAACTTTAGTATATCTTTTAAATGATATGAGTTTTGAGGAAGGCAAATTTTTTGCGAAAGAATTACTAAAAGATCACAAAGACGTAGATGGTATATTTATAAATACAGATTTGGTAGCAATTGGTGCCATTACAGAATTTAAAAAACAAAAAATAAAAGTACCAAAACAAATAAATATTATTGGTTTTAGTAATTGGTTCATGGCTTCTGTAATTTCTCCATCTTTAACAACTATAAATCAACCTGGTTTTGAAATGGGGAAAAAAGCATTTAAATTACTTTATAAGGAAATAAAAGATAAAAAGAGAAAGAAAATTATCAGTTATAAAGATGTTATTTTAGAAACAGATTTGGTTATCAGAGAATCTACTAAAAAAAATTATTAG
- a CDS encoding DUF5675 family protein — protein sequence MELILHRSYFEEGTNGTLFHSSKFLCHTIELPWINNARSISCIPEGKYEVIPRFSKKFKHHLILKNVANRSFILFHPANDAKRDLEGCIAPVTYLSGIGKGIYSRDAMQKLLSLVYQAKDRKEIILLTIKSQNYEHSRTL from the coding sequence ATGGAGTTAATTCTTCATAGAAGCTATTTTGAAGAGGGTACCAATGGTACTCTCTTTCATTCAAGCAAATTTCTTTGCCATACCATTGAATTGCCCTGGATAAATAATGCGCGAAGTATCTCCTGCATACCAGAAGGAAAATATGAAGTTATTCCTCGCTTTTCTAAAAAGTTTAAACATCATTTGATATTGAAAAATGTAGCTAATAGAAGCTTTATTTTATTTCATCCTGCAAATGATGCAAAAAGAGATTTAGAAGGTTGTATTGCTCCTGTAACTTACTTAAGTGGTATAGGAAAAGGGATTTATTCAAGGGATGCAATGCAAAAATTACTGTCTTTGGTTTATCAAGCTAAAGACAGAAAGGAAATTATTTTATTAACTATTAAATCACAAAATTATGAACATAGTAGAACGTTATAA
- a CDS encoding RES domain-containing protein, with product MNCCVNCFNSEYLISIINADDRNGNCDFCNSISVSIYAARELAPFFRNIISLYEVDVDSEFNLAQSVKKDFNLTTNLVDDNKLLFESIFVDEEEILNELFNENVSSEIKIELISETNQIHSIWKEFKDEIKSVNRYHIKNTIDLKKLANFFNHESFYKTIKKGRIFYRCRISDKTGFNSNQMGNPPNELATGGRANPKGISYLYIADKLETSLYETRASLFDYVTVGEFRLNEDLKILNLRNPKDDPIPWSENEAIEDFLTYVPFIQTLQKEISLPIRKRDKQLDYIPTQYISEFIKSLGFDGVEYQSSLFAEGYNLAIFNPDKLECIATKVYEIENIKLHHKLLDNS from the coding sequence ATGAATTGTTGTGTAAATTGTTTCAATAGCGAATACTTAATAAGTATAATTAATGCTGATGACAGAAATGGAAATTGTGATTTTTGCAATTCAATAAGCGTATCTATTTATGCAGCAAGAGAATTAGCTCCTTTTTTTCGGAATATAATTTCTTTGTATGAAGTGGATGTTGATTCAGAATTTAATTTAGCACAATCCGTAAAAAAAGACTTTAATCTCACCACTAATTTAGTTGATGATAATAAATTATTATTTGAATCAATTTTTGTAGATGAAGAAGAAATTCTAAATGAATTATTTAATGAGAATGTATCATCAGAAATAAAGATTGAACTAATTTCTGAAACAAATCAAATTCATAGTATTTGGAAGGAATTCAAGGATGAAATCAAATCTGTAAATCGATATCATATTAAAAATACAATTGATTTGAAAAAATTAGCTAATTTTTTCAATCACGAAAGTTTCTATAAAACGATAAAAAAAGGGCGTATTTTTTACAGATGTCGTATATCGGATAAAACTGGTTTTAATTCAAACCAAATGGGCAATCCACCTAACGAACTCGCTACTGGTGGTAGAGCAAATCCTAAAGGAATATCTTATTTATATATAGCTGATAAGTTAGAAACATCATTATATGAAACAAGAGCATCTTTATTTGATTATGTTACAGTTGGCGAATTTCGGTTAAATGAGGATTTAAAAATCCTTAATTTAAGAAATCCAAAAGACGACCCCATTCCTTGGTCTGAAAATGAGGCCATAGAAGATTTTTTAACCTATGTTCCATTTATACAGACTTTACAAAAAGAGATCTCATTACCAATAAGAAAAAGAGATAAACAATTAGATTATATTCCTACTCAATACATTTCAGAATTTATCAAATCATTAGGTTTTGATGGTGTAGAATATCAGAGTTCATTATTTGCTGAAGGTTATAATTTAGCCATTTTCAATCCAGATAAATTAGAATGCATTGCTACAAAAGTTTATGAAATTGAAAATATAAAACTACATCATAAGCTACTTGATAATAGTTAA
- a CDS encoding sce7725 family protein has protein sequence MYFPYVRGKQFELIALRELCGLLPNFSTKISPVIEPIKGSSTLKSALKTLASKNVNFSVIINPKVGGLVGEGNKIIDLLKEVLQHYNNYQIAIIIDTKIEEQIPALIEGVNSLELDYKGVTLIHNSEISEVSITEIQSNINVIYNIIYFSHTSRRYYRLFSEDSRISLDDYFRDMPRNADYLEVGESPFSEEYSFYKAEGFFGFSDFLTVGDNYSDSGFLPRAVAMHLSYINASGKIMVKHFVSDSNGDVSDIGGKFAEALEKLVNWCVSNNINTKAVEVYKDLHNRGHFPGLGTLKKLSIMNHIELIVDKI, from the coding sequence ATGTATTTCCCATATGTCAGAGGTAAACAATTTGAATTAATCGCGTTACGAGAATTATGTGGTTTACTACCAAATTTTTCAACTAAAATTTCACCTGTAATCGAACCAATTAAAGGTTCTTCTACCTTAAAATCTGCATTAAAAACTTTAGCATCTAAAAATGTAAACTTTAGTGTTATTATAAATCCTAAAGTGGGTGGTTTAGTTGGTGAGGGTAATAAAATTATAGATCTTTTAAAAGAGGTATTGCAACATTATAATAATTATCAAATTGCAATAATTATAGATACAAAAATTGAAGAGCAAATTCCAGCTTTAATTGAAGGTGTAAATAGTTTAGAGTTAGATTATAAAGGCGTTACTTTAATTCATAATTCTGAAATATCAGAAGTTAGTATTACTGAAATTCAAAGTAACATAAACGTTATTTACAATATTATTTACTTTAGTCATACAAGTAGGCGTTATTATAGATTATTCTCTGAAGATAGCAGAATTTCATTAGATGATTATTTTAGAGATATGCCAAGAAATGCAGATTATCTTGAAGTAGGGGAAAGTCCTTTTTCTGAAGAATACAGTTTTTATAAAGCTGAAGGGTTTTTTGGTTTTTCTGATTTTTTAACGGTTGGTGACAATTATTCAGATTCAGGTTTTTTACCAAGAGCTGTTGCAATGCATTTATCTTACATTAATGCATCAGGTAAAATAATGGTAAAACATTTTGTATCTGACTCAAATGGTGATGTATCTGATATAGGTGGTAAATTCGCAGAAGCACTTGAAAAACTTGTTAATTGGTGTGTTAGCAATAATATAAACACCAAAGCTGTTGAAGTTTATAAAGATCTTCATAATCGAGGACATTTCCCTGGTTTAGGTACCTTAAAAAAACTATCAATAATGAATCATATCGAATTAATTGTAGATAAGATTTAA
- a CDS encoding sce7726 family protein, giving the protein MQVAKNIESLRNLSQILSPANFKKIVKDKNYFDTFYRINKHTKISDSTTNFEVINAIYKSLLGTYKNEYVYKNILLNQKLLKKYSLKNSIALSEFKIGNSIADFVILNGEARVYEIKTELDGLDKLDKQLADYKKFADKIYVVSNSKHIPNLLVKFHNTEIGLIELTKRNALKTIKKAEQNFSFSHETLFKSLRKEEYISLLKKHFGAIPVVPNTLIFRECFKLSKKIDILEFQKLVIKELKFRNISNPELFNDDLVPDSLKHICYTLNFSKKDFIELEDFLYKKSKLCISHMSEVNNLN; this is encoded by the coding sequence ATGCAAGTAGCTAAAAATATAGAAAGTTTAAGGAATTTATCACAAATTCTATCTCCTGCTAATTTTAAAAAAATAGTAAAGGATAAGAATTATTTTGATACATTTTATCGTATTAACAAACACACTAAAATATCAGATTCTACCACTAACTTTGAAGTCATTAATGCTATTTACAAATCACTTTTAGGTACTTACAAAAATGAATATGTTTATAAAAACATCCTTTTAAATCAAAAACTTCTTAAAAAGTATAGCTTAAAAAATTCAATAGCACTATCAGAATTTAAAATTGGTAATTCAATAGCAGACTTTGTTATTTTAAATGGTGAAGCTCGTGTTTATGAAATAAAAACTGAATTAGATGGTTTAGATAAATTGGATAAGCAATTAGCAGATTATAAAAAATTTGCTGATAAAATCTATGTAGTTTCAAATTCAAAACACATTCCTAATCTATTAGTTAAATTTCATAACACAGAAATTGGTTTAATTGAATTAACAAAAAGAAACGCGCTTAAAACTATTAAAAAAGCAGAACAAAATTTTTCATTTTCCCACGAAACACTATTCAAAAGTTTAAGAAAAGAGGAATATATTAGTTTACTGAAAAAACATTTTGGTGCAATTCCTGTTGTTCCTAACACACTAATTTTTAGAGAGTGTTTTAAACTTTCAAAAAAAATAGATATTTTAGAGTTTCAAAAATTAGTTATCAAAGAATTAAAATTTAGAAATATTTCTAATCCAGAATTATTTAATGATGATTTAGTCCCAGATTCATTAAAACATATCTGTTACACTTTAAATTTTTCAAAAAAAGATTTCATTGAATTAGAAGATTTTCTTTACAAAAAAAGTAAGCTATGTATTTCCCATATGTCAGAGGTAAACAATTTGAATTAA
- a CDS encoding ATP-binding protein encodes MIKIQPHIIQEGSVQFQLGEQKGNQIIYDFPKMLIYLEAKGKLLFGKNFKIYPEDEAILYKLCIYFIRDFETCRKLKIDPNKGILLSGPVGCGKTSLMQLLPFIVPHQNQHSLIPARNITFSFNKSGFKIIEDYGNNGFYCFDDLGVETTGRHFGKDCNVMGEILLSRYDLFLKRKIRTHTTTNLNAQELESRYGIRVRSRMRELFNLIAFDKESLDKRK; translated from the coding sequence ATGATTAAAATACAACCACATATCATTCAAGAAGGAAGTGTGCAATTTCAATTAGGCGAACAAAAGGGAAATCAAATAATATACGATTTTCCAAAAATGCTAATCTATTTAGAAGCAAAAGGAAAGCTGCTTTTTGGTAAAAACTTCAAAATATATCCAGAAGATGAAGCAATTTTATACAAGCTCTGTATTTATTTTATTCGTGATTTTGAAACTTGTAGAAAATTAAAGATAGATCCTAACAAAGGAATTTTATTATCTGGCCCTGTTGGTTGTGGTAAAACCAGTTTGATGCAATTATTACCGTTTATTGTACCTCATCAAAATCAACATAGTCTAATCCCTGCAAGAAATATCACTTTCAGTTTTAATAAAAGTGGTTTTAAAATTATTGAAGATTATGGTAATAATGGCTTTTATTGTTTTGATGATTTAGGTGTAGAAACCACAGGAAGACATTTTGGTAAAGATTGCAATGTAATGGGAGAAATACTTTTGTCTCGCTATGATTTGTTCTTAAAACGTAAAATTAGAACACACACCACTACAAACTTAAATGCACAAGAATTAGAGAGTAGATATGGGATTCGTGTACGTTCCAGAATGCGAGAATTATTTAATTTGATTGCTTTTGATAAAGAAAGTTTAGATAAACGAAAATAG
- a CDS encoding helix-turn-helix domain-containing protein gives MPTSIITTEDLREFKEELLEDIKAMINHQSGFAPKKWLKSPEVRDLLSISPGTLQNLRINGTLPYSKVGGVIYYDYEEIVKVLEENRIHNKF, from the coding sequence ATGCCAACATCAATTATTACCACAGAAGATTTAAGAGAGTTCAAAGAAGAATTATTAGAAGACATCAAAGCAATGATTAATCATCAATCTGGCTTTGCACCAAAGAAATGGCTGAAATCTCCAGAAGTCAGAGATTTATTAAGTATTTCTCCAGGTACTTTACAAAATTTAAGAATCAATGGTACACTTCCCTATTCTAAAGTAGGTGGTGTTATTTACTATGATTATGAAGAAATTGTAAAAGTTTTAGAAGAAAATCGCATTCACAATAAATTTTAA
- a CDS encoding RteC domain-containing protein — MRKIEKIIKELDHNLEFLEKEIEGAIERAEEGIRITKRVLGQIKNLFLKAKTMSKSEEIHFFKNSKPYVFSKLIYYVKLFNIESKRPRSSNKSQIKYFNNHIDKLQNYFNDNLEFYHYFRRGAKFLDEEYFMRGKVDLRLFPDSLSFFTDDTFSTSHDSSVATILAYDMLIIYLKIEIDKLENYSTMETNYGAFKKQSKLFWTGNKTDLIELIYALHSSGAINSGTADIKELASVCEQMFNIELGDYYRTFLEIKSRKINQTKFIDKIRESLLKKMIESEE, encoded by the coding sequence TTGAGAAAGATTGAAAAAATTATTAAAGAATTAGATCACAATTTAGAGTTTTTAGAAAAAGAAATTGAAGGTGCAATTGAAAGAGCAGAAGAAGGTATAAGAATTACGAAACGAGTTTTAGGTCAAATAAAAAATTTATTTCTAAAAGCCAAAACGATGTCTAAAAGTGAAGAAATTCATTTTTTTAAAAATTCTAAACCTTATGTTTTTAGCAAATTAATTTATTATGTAAAATTATTTAATATAGAAAGTAAAAGACCACGAAGTAGTAATAAATCACAAATTAAATACTTTAATAATCATATTGATAAACTGCAAAATTATTTTAATGACAATTTAGAGTTCTATCATTATTTTAGAAGAGGTGCTAAATTTCTCGATGAAGAATATTTTATGAGAGGTAAAGTAGATTTAAGATTATTTCCAGATTCACTTTCTTTTTTTACTGATGATACGTTTTCAACAAGTCACGATTCTTCTGTTGCAACAATACTTGCTTATGATATGTTAATCATCTATTTAAAAATAGAAATAGATAAACTTGAAAATTATAGTACAATGGAAACAAATTATGGAGCCTTTAAGAAACAATCAAAATTATTCTGGACTGGTAACAAAACAGATCTAATAGAATTGATTTATGCACTACATAGTTCAGGAGCAATTAATAGTGGTACAGCAGATATCAAAGAATTGGCATCGGTTTGTGAGCAGATGTTTAATATTGAATTAGGCGATTATTACAGAACATTTTTAGAAATAAAATCAAGAAAAATAAACCAAACAAAATTTATAGATAAAATAAGAGAATCGCTTTTAAAAAAAATGATAGAGTCAGAAGAATAA